A genomic stretch from Armatimonadota bacterium includes:
- the ilvE gene encoding branched-chain-amino-acid transaminase, with the protein MSGAVYINGRICKKEEATVSVFDHGFLYGDGVFEGIRVYDGRVFKLEEHIARLYESAHHIMLEVPLPPAAFKDAIIETVRASGLRDAYIRPVVSRGPGDLGLDPRRCRAATVVIIVDAIRLYPQEAYDRGLRMVTATVRRPAPGTLNGRIKSLNYLNNVLARIEANQAGADEALLLTQEGYVCECSADNVFVAVGGALWTPAAHLGLLRGITRDAVLSLAREQGLVAEERVFTLHDLYTASECFLTGTGAEVAPVVEADGRRIGDGRPGPITHRLNAAFRELARRTGTPVFTGDVVMDERR; encoded by the coding sequence ATGAGCGGCGCGGTCTACATAAACGGACGAATCTGCAAGAAGGAGGAGGCGACCGTCTCGGTCTTCGATCACGGGTTCCTCTACGGCGACGGCGTGTTCGAGGGAATCCGCGTGTACGACGGTCGTGTCTTCAAGCTGGAAGAGCACATCGCCCGGTTGTATGAGTCTGCCCACCACATAATGCTGGAGGTCCCATTGCCGCCCGCGGCCTTCAAGGACGCGATCATCGAGACCGTTCGGGCAAGCGGGCTGCGCGACGCCTACATACGGCCGGTGGTCAGCCGCGGCCCGGGCGACCTGGGGCTGGATCCCCGCAGGTGCCGGGCCGCGACCGTTGTCATCATCGTGGACGCCATCCGGCTCTATCCGCAGGAGGCCTACGATAGGGGCCTGCGGATGGTCACCGCCACGGTGCGCCGACCGGCTCCCGGCACGTTGAACGGCCGGATCAAGTCCCTGAACTACCTGAACAACGTCCTCGCCCGGATCGAAGCCAACCAGGCAGGCGCCGACGAGGCCCTCCTGCTGACCCAGGAGGGGTACGTGTGCGAGTGCAGCGCCGACAACGTCTTCGTTGCGGTCGGAGGCGCCCTCTGGACACCGGCCGCGCACCTGGGACTGCTCCGGGGCATCACGCGCGATGCGGTGCTCTCGCTGGCCCGCGAGCAAGGGCTGGTCGCGGAAGAACGGGTCTTCACGCTGCACGATCTGTACACCGCCAGTGAGTGTTTCCTAACGGGTACCGGCGCCGAGGTCGCGCCTGTCGTGGAGGCGGACGGCCGCCGGATTGGAGATGGACGGCCCGGGCCGATTACCCATCGCCTCAACGCCGCGTTCCGCGAGCTGGCGCGCCGTACCGGTACACCCGTGTTCACCGGGGACGTGGTGATGGATGAGCGGAGATGA